The segment TACCAAATCAGCATTTCTGCCCGGCCCTATAAAACCGGCATTAATGTTATAATAATCTGCAGGATTAATGGTAACCATTCTCAATGCTTCAAATGGATCCATACCCAAATCCACGGCTTTACGTAGAATAACATTAATGTGTCCGTTTATCAAATCTTCAGCTTTCAAATCATCCGTTACCAAAAAGTCTCCCTTGCTTCTTATGAATTCTTCAAGAGTCTTTGACTCTGAACCTTCACGAATCATTATTTTCATACCGAGGCGTCTTTTTTCTTCAACCTCCTGTTTTGTCACTGATTCATGGTCGGTGGTAATTCCAGCCAGTATATATTTTTGTAATTTTTTACCGGTAAGAAGTGGTGCATGACCGTCAATTGGCTTTTTATATTTCTTGGCAACGTTTATTTTCGCCATCATTTCCCTGTCATTGTTTATCACTGATTCATAGTCCATAACTTCTGACAAAGCTGCAAAATTATATTTTCTAAATAGGGTTTCTATATCGTAGCTGGTTATGGTGGCACCGTTTGTTTCATATTTTGTTGATGGTACACACGGCGGTGCGGTAAAATAATAATGAAGAGGGGATGATCTGGCATCCTTAATCATATATTCTATTCCATCCATTCCCATTACATTTGCTATTTCATGTGGATCAGAAACAACTGATGTTGTTCCATGACGTAATGCTATTTCGGCAAATCGTGATGGAGTTAGCATGGAACTTTCAATGTGAACATGTGCGTCAATAAATCCTGGAACGATAATATCATTAAAGTCTTTGTTAACTTCTTTTATTGATATTATTCTGCCTTTTTCTATTTGTATTTCTCCAGGATATATTTCATCTGTTATAACA is part of the Methanosphaera sp. BMS genome and harbors:
- the ade gene encoding adenine deaminase, with translation MYIKGNILNVITDEIYPGEIQIEKGRIISIKEVNKDFNDIIVPGFIDAHVHIESSMLTPSRFAEIALRHGTTSVVSDPHEIANVMGMDGIEYMIKDARSSPLHYYFTAPPCVPSTKYETNGATITSYDIETLFRKYNFAALSEVMDYESVINNDREMMAKINVAKKYKKPIDGHAPLLTGKKLQKYILAGITTDHESVTKQEVEEKRRLGMKIMIREGSESKTLEEFIRSKGDFLVTDDLKAEDLINGHINVILRKAVDLGMDPFEALRMVTINPADYYNINAGFIGPGRNADLVFIDNLSEFNVKRVIINGNTIFKKQKLLYRANPYKLPSGMNVSFKSVDNFNLKANNPESKSATVNVIDMWDNKIVTGKTTAKLNIEKGNIIPSVFNDVLKISVVERYGGDTVFNAFIRGFGIKNGAVASSIAHDSHNIMVVGTDSKYMAEATNTVISNNGGISAISNKDKIDLSLPIAGLMSDKPAHVVAKQSQDINSFIHEMGCNLNNPISTLSFMALPVLPSLKITDKGLFDVENSTFIDVIIKED